The DNA window GCAGGAAATCGATGCGATTGGCGATGGGCGTGCTCATTGTAAGTCTCCTTTCGTCGTTTCGTTAGTTCTTGGCATCGGTGGGAACGGCGGACTCGGCGGCCGCGTCGGCAGCCTTGGCTGCCTCCTTGGCGGCCTTGGCCTCCTTGGCCTTGCGCGCGTTGTCGGCCTTTTGGTGATGGTAGCCGATGACGAAGCGGCCCTGCTCCTCCAGACTCAACGCCGCAGGGAAGTTACCGCAGGCGCTCTCCCCGATGCGTTTCACGAGCGCGGTGATGCGCTGCTGGAGGGCAATGCCCGCGGCCTTCTTATCGCTTCGCAGCCGCTTGAGATGGGCGCGGCTCAAATCCTCCAGACGTTTGAACGCCAAGAGTGGTCTGGTCGAGGCCATGGCATAGTAGCGGTCGCCAACGGTGACGTTGACCTCGCCCAGGGCCTGGTACTGCAAAGCCTCGTACTCGGCGAGCAATTGGCCGCAGAGATAGGCGGCGTCGTTCTGGTCATTGTCCAGGCATTCGGCCATGATAGGCCCTCCTTTTTTGGTTTTCGCGATATCGTTGACGCACAGCCGCACCAGGGCCACGCGGTCCGCAGCCAGGCGCGCTTTGCCCTGCTCGCGGCGAAGCCGGTTCAGGGCTGCGGCCAGGACCGAATGCCCGAACGGCAGGCCGTGCAGCGCCCGGCGCATGAACGCGAGGGATATGGCGGCGTTGGCCTTGTCGTTCGGCTCGCGTCCCGGCGGGCTCACGGCAGAGAGGAGCGCGTAGATCGAGGGGGGCCGCGCGCGCTCGCCGCCTTTGAACACGTCGGCCATGGCCAAGTCCGAGAACCACTGGCGGACGTTGTCCGTCACCTGCTCCAGGCTCTCCGGATACCAGTCGCGCACTACCAGCCGACCGCCGTTGCCTGAGACCGCCAGCAGGTAGAACTCGTTCCCGCGGCCCGCAAGGCCGTGGGGCATCTGCGACGGCCGGTGCGGCGTGTCCATGAGCCGCTTCACGTTGTCCGGGTCGGGCTCCTGCAGTATCTGAATGGGCAGAACGTCCGTGGGCTCGCGCGTCCAGTACAGGAAGGCCATACCGCCGTAGTCCGAGCGCGTGTGCAGGCTCACGCTCGGGGACATGCCCCTGCGATGCGCGCCCGGCCGCAACAGATCGTTCAGGGCCAACACGTAGGCCGATGCCCGGCCCGGACTCACCGGGCTGTTGGCGTTCTTCTCCCAGCCGTAGGAGCGGAAGGCCGCCTTGTCGAAGGACATGAGGGCCACGCCAGCCTGTCCGCCCAGGTTGCCCGCGCCCTTGATCAGGTCGTGCGTCACAGCCAGGGGACCGGATTCGCCGGAGATCAGGCACATGCCCTCCCCGCCCTTGGCGTGACGCTCGCCGGAGGCTCGCTCGTAGTGCGCGGTCCAGTACCGCCGCACGACCGGGCGGCCCACCACCGGCCCGCCGGGATCGTCACTGTCCAGCCGCGCGGGCCGCACGCTCAGACTGGCCAAAGCGCCGGGCGGCGGCTTCAGCGCGGCTACCTCCGCTGCGGCGCGCTCCACCGCAGCCGGGTCGGCGTAGAAGGCTGCGCAGGCGGCCAGGGCGGCGTCCCCGGTCTGCTCGGCCACGACCTGGATCAACTCGACGAAGCCCGCGTGGTTGCGGCCTTCCTTGTCCCCTTTGCCTTCTGCGGTCCAGACGCCCAGCCTGGGGCCGAACAGATAGGGCAGGGCGTCGCATCCGAGCAGGGGGTGCACGCCGCTGTTGCGGTTCACGGGCGAGCGCGGCACGCGCAATGTCTCCACCACCTCCACGCTCTTTTCTTTCTTGCCCACGCGCCGTGTCTCCTGCCGCACCCGCTCGCGAATACCGCAAAATCGTCCGGCGTCGTCCAACTCCACAAGGTAGCGCACGGGCTTCTCCTCGAAGGCGATGGCCGCGAGATCGTCGGCAAGATAGCTGTCCGCATAGGCGGCTAGTGTCTGTACGAGCATGCCAGCACCCTCCTGCGCAACGCTTCGTCCGTGACGGCCATTTCCGCACGCGTGTCCATGCGGCCGTTTTCGAGGCGGGCCTGGAAGAAGACCGGTGTGTTCCCGGTCTCGGAATCGAAGATGATGTCATAGAGCATGC is part of the Alkalidesulfovibrio alkalitolerans DSM 16529 genome and encodes:
- the cas8c gene encoding type I-C CRISPR-associated protein Cas8c/Csd1 — encoded protein: MLVQTLAAYADSYLADDLAAIAFEEKPVRYLVELDDAGRFCGIRERVRQETRRVGKKEKSVEVVETLRVPRSPVNRNSGVHPLLGCDALPYLFGPRLGVWTAEGKGDKEGRNHAGFVELIQVVAEQTGDAALAACAAFYADPAAVERAAAEVAALKPPPGALASLSVRPARLDSDDPGGPVVGRPVVRRYWTAHYERASGERHAKGGEGMCLISGESGPLAVTHDLIKGAGNLGGQAGVALMSFDKAAFRSYGWEKNANSPVSPGRASAYVLALNDLLRPGAHRRGMSPSVSLHTRSDYGGMAFLYWTREPTDVLPIQILQEPDPDNVKRLMDTPHRPSQMPHGLAGRGNEFYLLAVSGNGGRLVVRDWYPESLEQVTDNVRQWFSDLAMADVFKGGERARPPSIYALLSAVSPPGREPNDKANAAISLAFMRRALHGLPFGHSVLAAALNRLRREQGKARLAADRVALVRLCVNDIAKTKKGGPIMAECLDNDQNDAAYLCGQLLAEYEALQYQALGEVNVTVGDRYYAMASTRPLLAFKRLEDLSRAHLKRLRSDKKAAGIALQQRITALVKRIGESACGNFPAALSLEEQGRFVIGYHHQKADNARKAKEAKAAKEAAKAADAAAESAVPTDAKN